The genomic window CACCTCGTCAAAGGACTCGAGGCGAACCGAGCGCAGCTCCAGCGGTACGTGGAGAACTCGCTGATGCTCGTCACCGCGCTGAGCCCGCGGATCGGGTACGACAAGGCCGCGGCGGTCGCGAAGAAAGCCTACCACGAGAACAAGACGCTCAAGGAGGTCTGCGTCGAACTCGGGCTCCTGTCGGCCGAAGAGTTCGACCGGATCGTACGGCCGGAGCAGATGCTCGGGCCGCACGCATAACGGTCGCTCGGGCGTCGCGGCCCGCGGTGCGGGACGCGCGGGGATGCACGGTCGCTGGCCTGGAGACGCCTGGCGGCTATCGCGCCGGCGGCGCGGACGACCTGCGGGACCCCGCAGCAGAGTGTTCCGTTACGACGCGAACCCGAACTCGCGCTCCGCGACCGTCAGGCTTTCGTCGATGATCGCGACCATCCGGTCAAGCTCCTCCCGCGTGACAACGAGCGGCGGCACGCACTGGATCGACATGAAGCAACGGCTGAGCAACCCCCGCTCCGCCATCAGCGACACCACCCGCCGGCTGAACGGGTGGGCGCCGGCCGCGGGACCCCATCCGAACGGTTCCTTGGTCTGCTTGTCCTTGACGAGCTCGACGGCGCACAGCAACCCGAGACCGCGCACGTCGCCTACCGTGGGGTGCGATCGCAGAGTCTCCAGCGCGCGCAGCAGGTACCCCCCCTGCTCGGCGGCGCGCTGCGCCAGGTGCTCGCGCTGCAGAATCTCGATGTTCGCAAGGGCGGCCGCGCACGATACGGCCTGGCCGCCAAACGTCAGCAGGTGCGCGAGCGCGACGTCCTGCCGCTTGAACTCCTCAAAGAGCCCGTCGCGGACGGCCACGGCACCGATCGGCGCGTATCCCGACGACAACCCTTTGGCCATCGTCATCAGGTCCGGCACGACGCCGAAGTGCTCGGTCGCGAACATCCGCCCGGTGCGGCCGAACCCGTTGATGACCTCGTCCATGATCAGCAAGACGCCGTGCCGGTCGCAGATCTCGCGGAGGCGCTGCCAGTACCGGGGGGACGGCACGTGGGTGTTGTTGGAGGCCGAGATCGGCTCGCCGATCACGGCCGCGACGTGCTGCGGCCCTTGCGTCAGGATCTCCTGTTCCACCGCGTCGGCGCACTTCAAGTCTCCGGCCTCTCCGTCTACGCCAAAGTCGTTCCGGTAGCGGTTGGGAGACGGCACGAAGCTCACCCCGTCCATGAACGGCCCGAAGTACGTCTCGTTCCGTGACGACGTGATGCTGAGCGCCCCGAACGTCGCGCCGTGGTACCCGCCGCGGCGCGCAATCACCTTGTACCGCTTCGGGAAGCCGCGCATCGCCTGGACCTGCTTGGCGATCTTCATCGCGCTCTCGATCGCTTCCGAGCCGCCGGAGCAGAACAGGAACCGGTTCAGGTCGCCGGGGGTCAGCGAAGCGAGCACGTCGGCGAGCTGGACCGTCGGCAGGGTCGTGTAGCTGGCCGCGGACACGTAGGCGAGCTCCTGCGCCTGCCGTGCCATCGCCTCGCCGATCTCCCGCCGTCCGTGGCCGACGTTGACCACGTACAGCCCGGACAGACCGTCGAGGTAGGTGCGCCCGCGGGCATCGATGAGCCGGCATCCTTCGCCGCGCACCATGACGCGCAGGTCGTCTCGCTCCGCCAGATCGAGCCAGCGCGCGCTGTGAATCCACACGTGATCGAGCGCCTCGCGTTCGACCGAGGTAAGCTGCGGCGCGGTACCGGTCTCCTGCATCGTTTCGCCCTCCTCCGGATCACTGTGCGGGGTCGGACAGCCCTCGGCGGGCGAACCCGGCGACGCCGATCGGCCTGGCAGCCCGACGCACAAGGTGTCCCGGGCAGGGTTCCGCGGACCGCCGTGCGCATCCTCCCGGCCCCGGCCGCCGGCCTTCCGAGCGAAGGCCCAGGGCGACCCTCGCGCACGGAAGGTTTGACGCGGCGTCGAATACTGCGTAGTGGTACAGGTGCGTCGTGCCGGCGAAGCCGCGCGATCAAGCCGCCGTGGGGCGGCGTCGGCGGAGGCGCAGCGATCCAGCCCCGGCACCAGGAGACCGACATGACCGACACGGATGATCAACCGAACGCGCATCCACGCCTGAACCGCGTCACGGCGCCCGAGCTCGACCGCATCCTCGGCCACCGGTGGCCCGTCCTGGACGACGGCTTCGTTCGCGTCGTCGACTATCTGGGCTCCGACGAGGCGATCGTCCAGGCCGCGCGCGTCTCATACGGCGCCGGCACCAAAGCGGTCCATGAGGATGCCGGCTTGATCCGCTATCTCATGCGGCACCGGCACACGACGCCGTTCGAGATGTGCGAGATCAAGCTCCACGTCCGAGTGCCGATGGACACGTGGCGGCAGTGGATCCGGCATCGCACCGCCTGCCTGGCCGCGGGGACCGCGGTCATCTTCGACCTCCCCGGGGGCACACGCGGGGACGGGCGAGGAGCAACCCGGGTCGCGATCGAGGAGCTGTACGCGCGGTTTCGACGCACGGCAACCCAGCATGAGGCGGACGAGCAGCGCCATCCGTCCGGCGGGCTCGATGGCGTCCGTGCGATGCGTCTCCGGCAGATGAACGAGGATACGGGAGCCATTCAGCACACGCGAGTGGTCAACGTGTACAAGAACGGCATGAAACCGGTGTTCCGCGTCCACCTGGAAGATGGAAAGTGGATTGAATGCACTGCCGATCACCGCTTCAAGTTCGCCGACGGGTGGAAGACGCTCACGGCGGAGACGGGGCTACGGCTCTCTGGTGGACGGGCTGTCTGGGCCCCCGGCGACTACCTGGTCCACGTGAACGGCCGCACGGTTCTTCGGGAACCGCTCCATCGCGACCGCGCCCCG from bacterium includes these protein-coding regions:
- a CDS encoding aminotransferase class III-fold pyridoxal phosphate-dependent enzyme codes for the protein MQETGTAPQLTSVEREALDHVWIHSARWLDLAERDDLRVMVRGEGCRLIDARGRTYLDGLSGLYVVNVGHGRREIGEAMARQAQELAYVSAASYTTLPTVQLADVLASLTPGDLNRFLFCSGGSEAIESAMKIAKQVQAMRGFPKRYKVIARRGGYHGATFGALSITSSRNETYFGPFMDGVSFVPSPNRYRNDFGVDGEAGDLKCADAVEQEILTQGPQHVAAVIGEPISASNNTHVPSPRYWQRLREICDRHGVLLIMDEVINGFGRTGRMFATEHFGVVPDLMTMAKGLSSGYAPIGAVAVRDGLFEEFKRQDVALAHLLTFGGQAVSCAAALANIEILQREHLAQRAAEQGGYLLRALETLRSHPTVGDVRGLGLLCAVELVKDKQTKEPFGWGPAAGAHPFSRRVVSLMAERGLLSRCFMSIQCVPPLVVTREELDRMVAIIDESLTVAEREFGFAS
- a CDS encoding FAD-dependent thymidylate synthase, whose translation is MTDTDDQPNAHPRLNRVTAPELDRILGHRWPVLDDGFVRVVDYLGSDEAIVQAARVSYGAGTKAVHEDAGLIRYLMRHRHTTPFEMCEIKLHVRVPMDTWRQWIRHRTACLAAGTAVIFDLPGGTRGDGRGATRVAIEELYARFRRTATQHEADEQRHPSGGLDGVRAMRLRQMNEDTGAIQHTRVVNVYKNGMKPVFRVHLEDGKWIECTADHRFKFADGWKTLTAETGLRLSGGRAVWAPGDYLVHVNGRTVLREPLHRDRAPLHAARGRVVATLVRIAQFEYAGEKETYDLEVAGPYHNFVANGIVTHNSVNEYSTRYSVAIDAAAKTAPDEWRLQSSRNKQGSAGFLHEDAGQRFTQREADLQRLAREVYEERLAAGVAREQARKDLPLSTYTEAYWKTDLHNLLQFLALRADDHAQAEIRAYALVIGNEIVRRWCPIAWQAFQDYRMNSLVLTALDVEVVRRLISGDRDGAVGLATRYGWLAMKDGKLRPNRERAEASRKLRALGIDPPW